One window of the Strix uralensis isolate ZFMK-TIS-50842 chromosome 3, bStrUra1, whole genome shotgun sequence genome contains the following:
- the BTBD3 gene encoding BTB/POZ domain-containing protein 3 isoform X2, whose amino-acid sequence MAADIFPRKKPANTNTTAVQQYHQQNLNNNNTIPAPNWQGLYPTIRERNAVMFNNDLMADVHFVVGPPGGTQRLPGHKYVLAVGSSVFHAMFYGELAEDKDEIRIPDVEPAAFLAMLKYIYCDEIDLAADTVLATLYAAKKYIVPHLARACVNFLETSLSAKNACVLLSQSCLFEEPDLTQRCWEVIDAQAELALKSEGFCDIDFQTLESILRRETLNAKEIVVFEAALNWAEVECQRQEVTATIENKRKVLGKALYLIRIPTMALDDFANGAAQSGILTLNETNDIFLWYTAAKKPELQFVSKPRKGLVPQRCHRFQSCAYRSNQWRYRGRCDSIQFAVDKRVFIAGFGLYGSSCGSAEYSAKIELKRQGVILGQNLSKYFSDGSSNTFPVWFEYPVQIEPDTFYTASVILDGNELSYFGQEGMTEVQCGKVTVQFQCSSDSTNGTGVQGGQIPELIFYA is encoded by the exons atggCTGCTGATATTTTTCCCCGAAAGAAACCAGCCAACACTAATACAACTGCTGTCCAGCAATACCACCAGCAAAATCTCAATAACAACAACACTATTCCAGCACCTAATTGGCAAGGACTTTATCCAACCATCAGAGAGAG AAATGCAGTGATGTTCAACAATGACTTGATGGCAGATGTTCATTTTGTGGTCGGGCCACCAGGTGGGACCCAGCGGCTGCCAGGACACAAA TATGTCCTGGCTGTTGGGAGCTCTGTATTCCATGCGATGTTTTACGGAGAGCTTGCTGAGGACAAAGATGAAATCCGTATACCAGATGTTGAGCCTGCTGCTTTTCTCGCAATGCTGAA atacATATATTGCGATGAAATTGATTTGGCTGCAGATACTGTACTGGCCACTCTTTATGCTGCCAAGAAGTATATCGTCCCTCATCTCGCCCGCGCCTGTGTCAACTTTCTAGAAACGAGTCTAAGCGCAAAGAATGCCTGCGTGCTGCTTTCCCAGAGCTGCTTATTCGAGGAACCTGACCTGACCCAGCGCTGTTGGGAAGTGATTGATGCCCAGGCTGAGCTGGCTTTGAAGTCTGAGGGGTTCTGTGACATTGATTTTCAGACACTTGAAAGCATTCTCCGAAGGGAGACTCTGAACGCCAAAGAAATTGTTGTTTTCGAAGCGGCGCTGAACTGGGCTGAAGTGGAGTGTCAGCGGCAAGAGGTCACGGCTACCATAGAGAACAAGCGCAAAGTCCTGGGCAAGGCTCTGTACTTGATACGCATCCCTACCATGGCGCTCGACGACTTCGCCAACGGCGCCGCTCAGTCTGGGATTCTGACTCTCAACGAAACCAATGATATCTTCCTCTGGTACACAGCTGCCAAAAAGCCAGAGCTGCAGTTTGTCAGCAAGCCCCGCAAAGGCCTCGTCCCTCAGCGATGCCACCGTTTCCAGTCCTGCGCTTACCGCAGCAACCAGTGGCGCTACAGGGGCCGCTGTGACAGCATCCAGTTTGCTGTTGATAAGAGAGTGTTTATTGCTGGCTTTGGCCTGTACGGCTCCAGCTGTGGATCGGCAGAGTACAGTGCCAAGATTGAACTCAAACGACAAGGAGTTATCCTAGGCCAGAACTTGAGTAAATATTTCTCAGATGGTTCTAGTAACACTTTTCCCGTGTGGTTTGAATATCCAGTGCAGATTGAGCCTGACACCTTTTACACAGCTAGCGTGATTCTGGATGGTAACGAACTCAGCTATTTTGGACAAGAAGGAATGACAGAAGTTCAGTGTGGGAAGGTGACTGTTCAGTTTCAGTGCTCTTCGGACAGTACAAATGGCACTGGGGTACAGGGAGGGCAAATTCCCGAACTCATATTTTATGCTTGA
- the BTBD3 gene encoding BTB/POZ domain-containing protein 3 isoform X1, with protein MVDEKGKNMKCLTFFLMLPETVKNRSKKSSKKGNSSSSSSSKLPPVCYEIITLKTKKKKKMAADIFPRKKPANTNTTAVQQYHQQNLNNNNTIPAPNWQGLYPTIRERNAVMFNNDLMADVHFVVGPPGGTQRLPGHKYVLAVGSSVFHAMFYGELAEDKDEIRIPDVEPAAFLAMLKYIYCDEIDLAADTVLATLYAAKKYIVPHLARACVNFLETSLSAKNACVLLSQSCLFEEPDLTQRCWEVIDAQAELALKSEGFCDIDFQTLESILRRETLNAKEIVVFEAALNWAEVECQRQEVTATIENKRKVLGKALYLIRIPTMALDDFANGAAQSGILTLNETNDIFLWYTAAKKPELQFVSKPRKGLVPQRCHRFQSCAYRSNQWRYRGRCDSIQFAVDKRVFIAGFGLYGSSCGSAEYSAKIELKRQGVILGQNLSKYFSDGSSNTFPVWFEYPVQIEPDTFYTASVILDGNELSYFGQEGMTEVQCGKVTVQFQCSSDSTNGTGVQGGQIPELIFYA; from the exons ATGGtagatgagaaaggaaagaacatgAAATGTCTCACCTTCTTCTTGATGCTTCCAGAGACGGTCAAGAACAGGTCCAAGAAGAGCTCTAAGAAgggaaatagcagcagcagcagcagcagcaaattgCCTCCAGTTTGCTATGAAATCATTACCTTGAAGaccaaaaagaagaagaagatggCTGCTGATATTTTTCCCCGAAAGAAACCAGCCAACACTAATACAACTGCTGTCCAGCAATACCACCAGCAAAATCTCAATAACAACAACACTATTCCAGCACCTAATTGGCAAGGACTTTATCCAACCATCAGAGAGAG AAATGCAGTGATGTTCAACAATGACTTGATGGCAGATGTTCATTTTGTGGTCGGGCCACCAGGTGGGACCCAGCGGCTGCCAGGACACAAA TATGTCCTGGCTGTTGGGAGCTCTGTATTCCATGCGATGTTTTACGGAGAGCTTGCTGAGGACAAAGATGAAATCCGTATACCAGATGTTGAGCCTGCTGCTTTTCTCGCAATGCTGAA atacATATATTGCGATGAAATTGATTTGGCTGCAGATACTGTACTGGCCACTCTTTATGCTGCCAAGAAGTATATCGTCCCTCATCTCGCCCGCGCCTGTGTCAACTTTCTAGAAACGAGTCTAAGCGCAAAGAATGCCTGCGTGCTGCTTTCCCAGAGCTGCTTATTCGAGGAACCTGACCTGACCCAGCGCTGTTGGGAAGTGATTGATGCCCAGGCTGAGCTGGCTTTGAAGTCTGAGGGGTTCTGTGACATTGATTTTCAGACACTTGAAAGCATTCTCCGAAGGGAGACTCTGAACGCCAAAGAAATTGTTGTTTTCGAAGCGGCGCTGAACTGGGCTGAAGTGGAGTGTCAGCGGCAAGAGGTCACGGCTACCATAGAGAACAAGCGCAAAGTCCTGGGCAAGGCTCTGTACTTGATACGCATCCCTACCATGGCGCTCGACGACTTCGCCAACGGCGCCGCTCAGTCTGGGATTCTGACTCTCAACGAAACCAATGATATCTTCCTCTGGTACACAGCTGCCAAAAAGCCAGAGCTGCAGTTTGTCAGCAAGCCCCGCAAAGGCCTCGTCCCTCAGCGATGCCACCGTTTCCAGTCCTGCGCTTACCGCAGCAACCAGTGGCGCTACAGGGGCCGCTGTGACAGCATCCAGTTTGCTGTTGATAAGAGAGTGTTTATTGCTGGCTTTGGCCTGTACGGCTCCAGCTGTGGATCGGCAGAGTACAGTGCCAAGATTGAACTCAAACGACAAGGAGTTATCCTAGGCCAGAACTTGAGTAAATATTTCTCAGATGGTTCTAGTAACACTTTTCCCGTGTGGTTTGAATATCCAGTGCAGATTGAGCCTGACACCTTTTACACAGCTAGCGTGATTCTGGATGGTAACGAACTCAGCTATTTTGGACAAGAAGGAATGACAGAAGTTCAGTGTGGGAAGGTGACTGTTCAGTTTCAGTGCTCTTCGGACAGTACAAATGGCACTGGGGTACAGGGAGGGCAAATTCCCGAACTCATATTTTATGCTTGA